In Zingiber officinale cultivar Zhangliang chromosome 1A, Zo_v1.1, whole genome shotgun sequence, a genomic segment contains:
- the LOC122004858 gene encoding berberine bridge enzyme-like 18 codes for MASTIIIFSCFIFFLLCTSHAANHTQANFLNCFLEATGGSSSSPSKIYTPNTTSFSTLFRSSVQNLRFLSSGAETPSFIILPSVDHDSQAAVLCGRRHGIRLRVRSGGHDYEGLSYVSFSSTDGPFAVVDLSGLRSVEVDAADHTAWVGAGATLGEVYYNVAAASPTAGFPAGISPTVGVGGLISGGGIGWLQRKYGLAADNVVDVRLVNAEGELLTRETMGEDLFWAIRGGGAANFGIVVAYKLRLVPVPPKLTVFSVSRTLGQGATRLLHSWQSIAPRFADDLWIRALVIAIGEAPANRTIQATFQGLFLGSRRATLAAIKKSFPELGVRGEDCNELSWVESTLYFDGRAWNDTRALLTRRPAFNSSFKAKSDFVREPISEKAWEGIWKVMMEGEEEPLEMIFEPWGGRLWEIEDDAIAFPHRKGNLYNIQYFMRWFETEAAVTERHLTWMRKFYEDMTPHVSSNPRAAYLNYKDIDLGSSTEEGRTSYKEASAWGRRYFLHNFEKLAKVKARVDPENYFWNEQGIPPYTA; via the coding sequence ATGGCGTCCACCATTATCATCTTCTCCTGTTTCATCTTTTTCCTCCTCTGCACTTCTCACGCAGCAAATCATACACAAGCCAACTTCCTCAATTGCTTTCTTGAAGCAACCGGAggatcttcctcttctccttcgaAGATTTACACTCCCAACACCACCTCCTTTTCCACCCTCTTCCGCTCCTCTGTCCAAAACCTCCGGTTTCTCTCCTCCGGCGCAGAGACTCCCTCCTTCATCATCCTCCCCTCCGTCGACCACGACTCCCAGGCCGCGGTTCTCTGCGGCCGCCGTCACGGCATCCGCCTCCGAGTCCGGAGTGGCGGCCATGACTACGAGGGACTCTCCTACGTCTCCTTCTCCAGTACTGATGGCCCGTTTGCCGTCGTCGACCTCTCTGGCCTTCGTTCCGTCGAGGTAGACGCCGCAGACCACACCGCCTGGGTCGGCGCTGGCGCCACCCTCGGCGAGGTGTACTACAACGTGGCTGCCGCCAGCCCCACTGCCGGGTTCCCTGCCGGCATCTCCCCCACGGTCGGTGTCGGTGGGCTCATCAGCGGCGGCGGCATTGGGTGGCTGCAGAGGAAGTACGGCCTCGCCGCAGACAACGTCGTTGATGTCAGGTTGGTCAACGCCGAGGGCGAGCTGTTGACCAGGGAGACCATGGGGGAAGACTTGTTTTGGGCGATAAGAGGAGGCGGCGCGGCGAACTTCGGCATCGTCGTGGCCTACAAGTTGCGACTTGTTCCGGTACCACCCAAGCTGACGGTGTTCTCCGTTAGCAGAACGCTGGGGCAGGGTGCGACGAGGTTGCTGCATTCATGGCAGAGCATCGCGCCGCGGTTCGCCGACGATCTATGGATCAGGGCCTTGGTGATTGCGATCGGAGAAGCGCCGGCGAACCGCACGATCCAGGCCACATTCCAAGGCCTATTCCTTGGGTCGCGTCGCGCGACGCTTGCTGCCATCAAGAAGAGCTTCCCTGAGCTGGGCGTGAGGGGCGAGGACTGCAACGAGCTGAGTTGGGTGGAGTCGACTCTCTACTTCGATGGCCGTGCATGGAATGATACCCGCGCGCTGTTGACCCGGCGGCCGGCGTTCAACAGCTCCTTCAAAGCCAAGTCGGACTTCGTGAGGGAGCCCATCTCCGAGAAGGCATGGGAGGGGATATGGAAGGTTATGATGGAGGGGGAGGAGGAGCCTCTGGAGATGATATTTGAGCCGTGGGGCGGAAGGCTTTGGGAGATAGAAGACGATGCCATTGCCTTCCCTCACAGGAAGGGGAATTTGTATAACATTCAGTACTTCATGAGGTGGTTCGAGACAGAGGCGGCGGTGACGGAGAGGCATTTGACATGGATGAGAAAGTTCTACGAAGACATGACTCCTCACGTGTCCAGCAATCCGAGAGCTGCGTATCTCAACTACAAGGATATCGACTTGGGTAGCAGCACAGAGGAAGGGAGGACGAGCTACAAGGAGGCAAGCGCTTGGGGAAGAAGATACTTCCTGCACAACTTTGAGAAGCTCGCGAAAGTCAAGGCTCGAGTTGACCCGGAGAATTACTTTTGGAACGAACAAGGCATCCCTCCTTATACTGCTTAA